From the genome of Latilactobacillus curvatus JCM 1096 = DSM 20019:
AAATACTCATTGTTTTATTCCTACTTTCTTTCCAAATAAAAAACAGGGGCAGCATCCGCTACCCCTGTCATGATTACAATCATTGACTATCGACCACTCCATCCATAGTCACTACCCAAATAAACCACTGTCACCAGTCGTTAAATCCAGTAATGTCCTATAGATGACTTTTAATCAATATTAGGCTCTGCACGATGCGTCATCTTCAAATATACAGAGCGAAGCTTCATAATTAATGGTCGTTCAATTAACATGTAATCGTACCCTTCAATAAGTTAGTCCTATCCTAACATAGAACAATCGTTCATGCAAAAGCCTTAGCTAACCCGTGCACGCAACTTCGCTAACAGCTGTGCGCGTTTGCGCCGAGAAATGATTAGACGCAATTCACCGCGGACAATTGGATAATCCTTAGCCCTACCATGCATCATTGTCGCTAAGTCTTGGCTTGTTAATCCTTGATTAGCCACTTCAATTTTGATCATTTCTGCTAAATACGTACTATAGAATGCATTAAACCCGACATATAAGCCTAGTACTGCACTGATTAGAATCGCAAGCCATAAATTGAAATTCAAAATCGTCTTTAAAACTAACATGCCACAAATAAACGCAATGACCGTGGCCACTATTCCTAATATGATTGTATGTCTTGGGGCGTCTTTCATCTGCTCCACCTTCTTAATAATGATTAATCGTTTACATTTCATTTATATTATACCTAATTTTAGCCGCGATAAGCAGTAAAATCACTTAATTCTTCAAATTAAAAACCGCTAACGTCAAGCGAGACAGTCAACCACGTTTACTAGAATGGGAGGCTATGTATTGTAAAAATTGTGTATATATTGTAAATTTTTCTGTTTTTATCCCCGTAAACAGTCTAGAATTGTAGTAGTGCTTTTTTGAATAATATAACTATATTAAGAAGGATAATTGAATCTATATGAAAAACATTGCTTTGAACATCCGAGATTTTTTCTTAGATGACAAACTACTCTTAGCCGCTGCCATCGCAGCCATTGTCACCTCATTTTTCAACCGCCCACAACTTAGTTACGTTAATTTCCACGTGATCGTTAGCGTCTTTTGTATTATGACGCTCGTTCAAGTTTATCAACGGCTCCACGTGCTTGATTACTTCGCTCGCGAATTAATTATCAAAAGCCGTTCCAAACGAGCCTTGATGCAGATGTTATTAGCACTAACGTTTGTCGGCGCGATGTTCTTAACCAACGATATGACGGTATTAACGTTCGTCCCATTATTCATCTTAATTGCGCGTCAACTTGAATTTTCACCAATCTTACCGGTGACGCTCATCACGATTTCGGCTAACCTCGGTTCTTCATTAACACCGTTTGGGAGCCCGCATAATATTTTTCTTGTTTCGTTTTACCATATGACGATTCGCCATTTCTTCGAATATTCAATTTCCGTCTTGATTGTCAGCGTCATTATGTTGGCAGCAACGACCTTCCTCTTCCCAAAAGAACCCATCAAACTTCACGGGTTACATCCCGTTGAAGTTGAAAAAGGGCCACTGTGGTATTTCGTTCCATTAACGGTTGTCGTTTTCCTCGCAGTGTTCTCATTAATT
Proteins encoded in this window:
- a CDS encoding SLC13 family permease, translating into MKNIALNIRDFFLDDKLLLAAAIAAIVTSFFNRPQLSYVNFHVIVSVFCIMTLVQVYQRLHVLDYFARELIIKSRSKRALMQMLLALTFVGAMFLTNDMTVLTFVPLFILIARQLEFSPILPVTLITISANLGSSLTPFGSPHNIFLVSFYHMTIRHFFEYSISVLIVSVIMLAATTFLFPKEPIKLHGLHPVEVEKGPLWYFVPLTVVVFLAVFSLIPLWVTPILVIIAILAFDPKLFKTVDYGLLLTFFCFFIAVGNLSHIPTIATFMRSIVGTAKQTYITGIISCQLIANVPTEILLSSFTNHSHAMFLAINIGGVGTMFASLANLIAYKRFKKGWGKDLGKFLVVFTGMNFLFLIILGVFGYFLI